The Chaetodon trifascialis isolate fChaTrf1 chromosome 16, fChaTrf1.hap1, whole genome shotgun sequence genome includes a region encoding these proteins:
- the cdc23 gene encoding cell division cycle protein 23 homolog — MKMAALCSEFGDLVQIKKQLISVISLCKERGLLHSAKWASELAFALDPLPKDELPSSPPFTEEDAQDLDALTLAKSYFDLKEYDRAAYFLKGCCSLKAYFLYMYSRYLSGEKKKDDETVDSLGPLEKGQVRNEALRELRVELSKKHIAGELDGFTLYLYGVVLRKLDLLKEAVEVFVEAIHALPLHWGAWLELSNLVTNIEMLKSLSLPDCWIKDFFMAHMYTELQMIKEALQKYQNLIEAGFSKSTYIISQIAVAYHNIRDIDQALALFNELREQDPYRIDNMDTFSNLLYVKSMKPELSYLAHNLVEIDKYRVETCCVIGNYYSLRSQHEKAALYFQRALKLNPRCLGAWTLMGHEYMEMKNTSAAIQAYRHAIEVNKRDYRAWYGLGQTYEILKMPFYCLYYYRKAHQLRPNDSRMLVALGESYEKLSQQVEAKKCYWRAYSVGDVEKMALLKLAKLHEQLNESDDAAQCYMLYIQDIFSCGEQLEHAEVSTALRYLGQYYFKNKLYDEASLCAQRCCDYNDAREEGKALLRQISQVRDQIETPSADLFAPLSNNNTPVRRVSPLNLISFTP; from the exons atgaaaatggCGGCTCTCTGTAGTGAGTTTGGGGACCTGGTACAGATCAAGAAGCAGCTAATATCAGTGATATCGCTATGTAAAGAAAGAGGACTTTTACACAGCGCAAAGTG GGCTTCTGAACTGGCGTTTGCTTTGGACCCGCTTCCCAAGGATGAACTACCCTCGTCACCTCCTTTTACTGAG GAAGATGCACAAGACCTGGATGCACTCACACTGGCCAAATCCTACTTTGACCTGAAAGAGTATGACCGTGCAGCTTACTTTCTGAAaggctgctgcagtctgaaagcTTATTTCCTCTACATGTATTCTCGCTATCTG TCAGGCGAGAAAAAGAAGGACGATGAGACAGTGGACAGTCTGG GTCCTCTGGAGAAGGGTCAGGTGCGCAATGAAGCATTGCGAGAACTGAGGGTGGAGCTCAGCAAGAAACACATTGCAGGGGAGTTGGACGGGTTCACCCTGTACCT gTATGGGGTGGTGCTACGAAAGCTGGATCTGCTgaaggaggcggtggaggtgTTTGTTGAGGCAATTCACGCACTCCCTCTTCACTGGGGAGCCTGGCTGGAGCTCAGTAACCTTGTTACTAACATTGAAATG CTGAAGTCACTGTCTCTGCCAGACTGCTGGATTAAAGACTTCTTCATGGCCCACATgtacacagagctgcagatgatCAAAGAAGCATTGCAGAAGTACCAGAACCTGATCGAGGCCGGCTTCTCTAAGAGCACCTACATCATCTCACAGATTGCCGTAGCTTACCACAACAtcagag atatCGACCAAGCCTTGGCTCTGTTCAATGAGTTGAGGGAGCAGGATCCGTATCGCATTGACAACATGGACACATTCTCCAACCTGCTCTATGTCAAA AGCATGAAGCCAGAGTTGAGCTACTTGGCCCACAACCTGGTGGAGATCGACAAGTACAGAGTGGAGACGTGCTGCGTTATCG GTAACTATTACAGTTTACGCTCTCAGCATGAGAAGGCAGCTCTGTACTTCCAGCGGGCCCTCAAACTGAACCCTCGCTGCCTCGGCGCTTGGACCCTCATGGGCCACGAATACATGGAAATGAAGAACACCTCGGCTGCCATCCAGGCCTACAG ACATGCTATCGAAGTGAACAAGCGGGACTACCGTGCCTGGTATGGCCTTGGTCAAACGTATGAGATCCTCAAGATGCCTTTTTACTGTTTGTACTATTACCGGAAGGCTCACCAGCTCAG GCCCAATGACTCACGCATGTTGGTCGCGCTGGGTGAAAGCTATGAAAAACTGTCACAGCAAGTTGAGGCCAAAAAG TGTTACTGGAGGGCATACTCTGTTGGAGATGTGGAGAAAATGGCTCTTCTCAAACTGGCAAA GCTGCATGAACAGCTGAATGAGTCTGATGATGCCGCTCAGTGTTACATGCTTTACATCCAAGACATTTTCTCTTGTGGG GAACAGCTGGAGCACGCTGAGGTGAGCACAGCCCTGCGGTACCTGGGTCAGTACTATTTCAAGAACAAGCTCTATGACGAGGCGTCCCTCTGTGCTCAGCGCTGTTGTGACTACAATGAC GCTCGCGAAGAGGGAAAGGCTCTGTTGAGGCAGATCTCACAGGTCAGAGATCAGATTGAGACGCCATCGGCAGATCTGTTCGCTCCGCTCTCCAACAACAACACTCCCGTCAGGAGGGTCTCTCCGCTGAACCTCATCTCCTTTACACCCTGA